In Thioalkalivibrio sp. XN279, a single window of DNA contains:
- a CDS encoding M48 family metallopeptidase, whose translation MDFFGRQEAARKRSGWLLGAFAVATGAVALAVGFVLAVAFSVVAAPEGQLATGFDPRVFAVAAMVTAAFIGLSSLWRLRNLRGGGGAVAQSLGGERVTGLERDPLKRRLHNVVEEMAIAAGLPVPEVYVLENEPGINAFAAGMEPTNAAVAVTRGALDRLSRDELQGVVAHEFSHILNGDMRLNARLMGYLFGLVAVSMVGRAMLRGGTYGSARVRVGNRRGGGAGALVAVGLAILVLGSIGVFAGRVLQAAVSRQREHLADAAAVQFTRNPAGLANALKRIAASPLSSAVRAVRREEIGHMLFATGRRSLAGLLATHPPVAGRIQALDPGWKPGDPAPPLPAPPEPARETGTGGGAGAAGTADAGGILPGFPGLPGMEIGMAAALVGAVDLSMARRVLAMVPEELHRAVLEPEGAAAACLALLLDPKERQRDSQLALLEARLGGVAADRIAQLAGHVAGLSNTLRLALLDLASPALHHLSEARQSDLVHLVQRLVELDGVIEPREAALAAAIETRLRPDQGTAPDIEGALAMLVLLARAGHESDATAAEAWRQGAARLREAGFALPDPLPDFAVVNQTAGAYSASRAARLAAMKAPDRKALLEAMAAVAGHDGHLRQSELELLRTAASALGMPMPPLQPQSTGSMR comes from the coding sequence ATGGATTTCTTCGGACGCCAGGAAGCGGCTCGCAAGCGCTCCGGCTGGCTGCTCGGCGCCTTCGCGGTCGCCACCGGGGCGGTGGCGCTGGCGGTGGGCTTCGTGCTCGCCGTGGCTTTCTCAGTCGTCGCGGCGCCCGAGGGCCAGCTGGCGACCGGCTTCGACCCCCGGGTGTTCGCTGTCGCGGCGATGGTCACGGCCGCTTTCATCGGCCTGTCGTCGCTGTGGCGGCTGCGCAATTTGCGCGGCGGCGGCGGCGCGGTGGCGCAGTCCCTCGGCGGCGAACGCGTCACCGGCCTTGAGCGCGACCCCCTGAAGCGCCGGCTGCACAACGTGGTCGAGGAGATGGCGATTGCGGCGGGTCTGCCGGTGCCCGAGGTCTACGTACTGGAGAACGAGCCCGGCATCAACGCCTTTGCCGCCGGCATGGAGCCGACCAACGCCGCCGTGGCCGTGACCCGCGGCGCGCTCGACCGGCTGTCGCGAGACGAGCTGCAGGGCGTGGTGGCGCACGAGTTCAGCCATATCCTCAACGGTGACATGCGCCTCAACGCGCGCCTGATGGGCTACCTGTTCGGCCTGGTGGCGGTGAGCATGGTGGGGCGCGCCATGCTGCGCGGCGGCACTTACGGCTCGGCCCGGGTACGCGTCGGCAACCGCCGCGGCGGCGGGGCCGGCGCGCTGGTCGCGGTCGGGCTCGCCATCCTCGTGCTGGGCTCCATCGGCGTGTTCGCCGGTCGCGTGCTGCAGGCGGCGGTGTCGCGGCAGCGCGAGCACCTGGCCGACGCGGCGGCGGTGCAATTCACGCGCAATCCGGCCGGGCTGGCCAACGCGCTGAAGCGGATCGCCGCCTCGCCGCTGTCCTCCGCGGTGCGTGCCGTGCGGCGCGAAGAGATCGGCCACATGCTCTTCGCGACGGGGCGGCGCAGCCTGGCCGGACTCCTGGCCACGCACCCGCCCGTCGCCGGGCGCATCCAGGCGCTGGATCCGGGCTGGAAACCGGGGGATCCCGCGCCGCCGCTGCCGGCGCCGCCGGAGCCGGCACGCGAGACCGGGACCGGAGGTGGGGCTGGCGCCGCGGGCACGGCAGACGCCGGCGGCATCCTGCCCGGCTTCCCCGGCCTGCCCGGCATGGAAATCGGCATGGCCGCCGCCCTGGTCGGCGCCGTGGACCTGTCCATGGCCCGGCGCGTGCTGGCCATGGTGCCGGAAGAGCTGCATCGCGCGGTGCTCGAGCCCGAGGGCGCCGCCGCGGCCTGTCTCGCCCTGCTGCTCGACCCCAAGGAACGGCAGCGCGACAGCCAGCTGGCGTTACTCGAGGCCCGGCTCGGCGGTGTGGCCGCCGACCGCATCGCCCAGCTGGCGGGGCACGTCGCCGGACTGTCGAACACCCTGCGCCTGGCCCTGCTGGATCTCGCCAGCCCCGCACTGCATCACCTGTCGGAAGCACGGCAATCCGATCTCGTGCACCTGGTGCAGCGACTGGTGGAACTCGACGGCGTGATCGAGCCGCGCGAGGCGGCCCTGGCGGCCGCGATCGAGACGCGGCTGCGGCCCGACCAGGGCACAGCGCCCGATATAGAAGGCGCGCTGGCGATGCTGGTGCTGCTGGCGCGCGCCGGCCACGAGAGCGACGCGACGGCGGCCGAGGCCTGGCGCCAGGGTGCCGCGCGCCTGCGCGAGGCCGGCTTCGCGCTGCCCGATCCCCTGCCCGACTTCGCCGTCGTCAACCAGACCGCCGGCGCCTATTCGGCTTCACGCGCCGCGCGGCTGGCCGCCATGAAGGCCCCGGACCGCAAGGCGCTGCTGGAAGCCATGGCGGCAGTGGCCGGCCACGACGGCCACTTGCGCCAGAGTGAACTCGAACTGCTGCGCACCGCGGCCTCGGCACTGGGCATGCCGATGCCGCCGCTGCAGCCTCAGTCGACCGGCTCGATGCGGTAA
- a CDS encoding LysR substrate-binding domain-containing protein — protein MKLQQLRYLLAVIDNGLNMTAAAERLSTSQPGVSKQIKLLEEELGLYLFARHGKNLVALTPEGEEVARRAARIMQEVEAIRGISAGRYQEVAGSLSIGTTHTQARYVLPGVIARFRQRYTDVTLDLHQGTSEQLADMAARRQVDFVIASEARHRFPDLVTLPCFRWDRVILVPRDHPLAALGRRPDLAEVAEHPLVTYVFNFEGGSSLKDAFAARGLEPRIVFTARDADVIKTYVRLGLGIGIVAGMAHAETADEDLVAVDATGLFPRCTTWIGFRRDLVLRKYMFEFLQLFAAHLDPATVRSAATCATPEQVDALLAAVELPLRSWETLEAP, from the coding sequence ATGAAGCTGCAACAGTTACGCTACCTGCTGGCGGTGATCGACAACGGTCTCAACATGACCGCAGCGGCCGAGCGCCTGTCCACCTCGCAACCGGGTGTAAGCAAGCAAATCAAGCTGTTGGAGGAGGAGCTGGGGCTGTATCTCTTCGCCCGGCACGGCAAGAACCTGGTCGCCCTGACGCCGGAGGGCGAGGAAGTCGCGCGCCGCGCCGCGCGCATCATGCAGGAAGTCGAAGCGATTCGCGGCATCTCTGCCGGGCGCTACCAGGAGGTCGCGGGCAGCCTGTCCATCGGCACCACCCACACCCAGGCGCGTTACGTACTGCCGGGCGTCATCGCGCGGTTTCGCCAGCGCTATACGGACGTCACGCTGGACCTGCACCAGGGGACCTCGGAACAACTGGCCGACATGGCGGCCCGGCGGCAGGTCGACTTCGTCATCGCCTCCGAGGCCCGTCACCGCTTTCCGGACCTGGTCACCCTGCCGTGCTTCCGCTGGGACCGTGTCATCCTGGTGCCGCGCGATCATCCGCTCGCCGCGCTCGGACGGCGGCCGGACCTGGCGGAGGTGGCGGAACACCCGCTCGTCACTTACGTGTTCAACTTCGAGGGCGGTTCGAGCCTCAAGGACGCCTTTGCGGCGCGCGGCCTCGAGCCCCGCATCGTGTTCACGGCGCGGGACGCCGACGTGATCAAGACCTACGTCCGGCTGGGGCTGGGGATCGGCATCGTGGCCGGGATGGCGCATGCCGAAACTGCCGACGAAGACCTCGTGGCGGTGGACGCCACCGGACTGTTCCCGCGTTGCACCACCTGGATCGGGTTTCGCCGCGACCTGGTGCTGCGCAAGTACATGTTCGAGTTCCTGCAGCTGTTCGCCGCACACCTCGACCCGGCCACCGTGCGCTCGGCGGCGACGTGCGCCACCCCGGAGCAGGTCGATGCGCTGCTGGCCGCGGTGGAGCTCCCGTTGCGCAGCTGGGAGACGCTGGAGGCGCCGTGA
- the rplU gene encoding 50S ribosomal protein L21 has translation MYAVIATGGKQYRVSEGAVLRVEKLDAEEGAKVEFDQVLLVGDGDKVSVGKPYIEGGKVQATVMAQGKARKVEIVKFRRRKNYRRTKGHRQQFTQVKITGIVGG, from the coding sequence ATGTACGCCGTGATCGCCACTGGCGGTAAGCAATACAGGGTCAGCGAGGGCGCGGTCCTGCGAGTCGAGAAGCTCGACGCCGAGGAAGGCGCCAAGGTCGAATTCGACCAGGTCCTCCTGGTCGGCGACGGCGACAAGGTCAGCGTCGGCAAGCCCTACATCGAGGGCGGAAAGGTGCAGGCCACCGTCATGGCCCAGGGCAAGGCCCGCAAGGTCGAGATCGTGAAGTTCCGCCGGCGCAAGAACTACCGGCGCACCAAGGGTCACCGGCAGCAGTTCACCCAGGTCAAGATCACCGGGATCGTCGGCGGCTGA
- a CDS encoding COX15/CtaA family protein, with protein MTSETQRTERQLAMWLLACCLVLFCLVVLGGVTRITGSGLSITEWKPVTGVLPPLSEAAWQAELDLYRATPEYQKVNRGMSMDEFKFIYGFEYAHRLLARLLGLVFIVPLVVFWVRGKIPARLRWPLLGILAMGCLQGYMGWFMVKSGLVDIPRVSPYRLTAHLSLALLIFGAMFWVALGLLRPRLGAPTAAQRPLQVLLGLLVVTVVSGAFVAGNKAGYVYNTFPLMAGQWIPDGLLHLDPAWRNWTEHPVMVQFTHRWLGVTTALLVLGAWLYAWRVPLDRTQRLAMHLVGGMVLVQATLGIKTLLLYVPVGLGAAHQGGAVVLIAALLFALHETGRAPRQSALAAATA; from the coding sequence ATGACAAGCGAAACACAACGCACCGAGCGCCAGCTGGCGATGTGGCTGCTGGCCTGCTGCCTGGTCCTGTTCTGCCTGGTGGTGCTGGGCGGCGTGACCCGGATCACCGGCTCCGGCCTGTCCATCACGGAATGGAAGCCTGTGACCGGCGTGCTGCCGCCCTTGAGCGAGGCAGCCTGGCAGGCGGAGCTCGACCTGTACCGCGCCACGCCCGAGTACCAGAAGGTCAATCGGGGCATGTCGATGGACGAGTTCAAGTTCATCTACGGCTTCGAATACGCGCACCGGCTGCTGGCACGCCTGCTGGGGCTGGTTTTCATCGTGCCGCTGGTGGTGTTCTGGGTGCGCGGGAAAATCCCGGCCCGCCTGCGCTGGCCGCTGCTCGGCATCCTCGCCATGGGTTGCCTGCAGGGCTACATGGGCTGGTTCATGGTCAAGAGCGGGCTGGTCGATATCCCGCGCGTCAGTCCCTACCGCCTCACCGCGCATCTCAGCCTGGCGCTGCTGATCTTCGGCGCGATGTTCTGGGTGGCGCTGGGACTGTTGCGGCCGCGCCTGGGCGCGCCGACAGCGGCGCAGCGCCCGCTGCAGGTGTTGCTCGGGCTGCTGGTGGTCACCGTGGTCTCCGGGGCTTTCGTCGCCGGCAACAAGGCCGGGTATGTCTACAACACCTTTCCCCTCATGGCCGGGCAGTGGATCCCGGACGGCCTGCTGCATCTCGATCCCGCCTGGCGCAACTGGACCGAGCACCCGGTGATGGTCCAGTTCACGCACCGCTGGCTGGGGGTCACCACGGCCCTGCTGGTGCTCGGCGCTTGGCTCTACGCCTGGCGCGTCCCGCTTGACCGCACGCAGCGCCTCGCCATGCACCTGGTCGGCGGGATGGTGCTGGTGCAGGCCACCCTGGGCATCAAGACGCTGCTGCTGTACGTGCCCGTCGGTCTCGGCGCGGCGCACCAGGGCGGCGCCGTGGTGCTTATCGCGGCGCTGCTGTTTGCGCTGCACGAGACGGGGCGCGCGCCGCGCCAGTCCGCGCTCGCGGCCGCTACGGCCTGA
- a CDS encoding PQQ-dependent sugar dehydrogenase: MMAFGVLALGAPSWLAAAGPNVVADSVRTQYQQIRVVQLADGLERPWGLAFLPDGGFLVTERPGRLQLVRDGRKTEVTGLPGISAIRQGGLLDVSLHPGFAENRLVYLTYSKGDADGTATTLGRGRLEGNRLVDFEEVFSQDRLSGPGRHYGSRIAWLSDGTLLLSIGDRGSDPPRAQDPLDHAGKLLRLNADGTVPADNPFVGRDDTHPEIWSLGHRNIQGMVIDPAGEVVWVTEHGPRGGDELNRIEPGKNYGWPVVSKAREYRTEAQYGEARSRPGYVDPVYEFLPTLAPSGLALVTADKFPAWRGNLLAGGLAAERIRRVVIENGEVVHEEELLLGLVGRIRDVREGPDGLVYVLTDMADGGLYRIEPVD, from the coding sequence ATGATGGCGTTTGGTGTGCTGGCCCTGGGCGCGCCCTCGTGGCTGGCCGCCGCCGGGCCCAACGTCGTGGCGGACAGCGTGCGGACGCAGTACCAGCAGATTCGCGTGGTGCAGCTGGCGGACGGACTGGAACGGCCGTGGGGCCTCGCGTTCCTGCCCGACGGGGGGTTCCTGGTGACCGAGCGGCCGGGCCGGCTGCAACTCGTGCGCGACGGGCGCAAGACCGAGGTGACCGGCCTGCCCGGCATCAGCGCCATACGCCAGGGCGGACTGCTGGACGTGTCGCTGCACCCCGGTTTTGCCGAGAATCGCCTGGTGTACCTGACTTACTCGAAGGGCGATGCCGACGGCACTGCGACCACGCTCGGGCGCGGCCGGCTCGAAGGCAACCGGCTGGTGGACTTCGAGGAGGTGTTCTCGCAGGACCGCCTGTCCGGGCCGGGGCGGCATTATGGTTCGCGCATCGCCTGGCTGTCCGACGGCACCCTGCTGCTGAGCATCGGCGACCGCGGCTCAGACCCGCCGCGGGCGCAGGATCCGCTGGACCATGCCGGCAAACTGCTGCGCCTGAATGCGGACGGCACGGTGCCTGCGGACAATCCCTTCGTCGGCCGTGACGACACGCACCCCGAGATCTGGTCGCTGGGCCATCGCAACATCCAGGGGATGGTGATCGATCCGGCCGGCGAGGTGGTCTGGGTGACGGAGCACGGGCCGCGCGGCGGCGATGAGCTCAACCGCATCGAGCCGGGCAAGAATTACGGCTGGCCGGTCGTGAGCAAGGCGCGCGAGTATCGCACCGAAGCCCAGTACGGGGAGGCGCGCAGCCGGCCGGGTTACGTCGATCCCGTCTACGAGTTCCTGCCGACGCTGGCGCCGTCCGGCCTGGCGCTGGTGACTGCGGACAAGTTTCCCGCCTGGCGCGGCAACCTGCTGGCCGGAGGTCTCGCCGCAGAGCGCATCCGCCGCGTCGTGATCGAGAACGGCGAGGTCGTGCACGAGGAAGAGTTGCTGCTGGGGCTGGTGGGGCGCATACGTGACGTGCGCGAGGGCCCCGACGGCCTGGTCTACGTGCTGACCGACATGGCGGACGGCGGGCTTTACCGCATCGAGCCGGTCGACTGA
- the rpmA gene encoding 50S ribosomal protein L27 — protein sequence MAHKKAGGSTRNGRDSQSKRLGVKKFGGEQVIAGNILVRQRGTKFHPGVNVGCGRDYTLFAKADGKVVFETKGPENRKFVNIVTD from the coding sequence ATGGCACATAAAAAGGCAGGCGGCAGCACGCGTAACGGCCGCGATTCCCAGTCCAAGCGCCTCGGCGTGAAGAAGTTCGGCGGCGAGCAGGTCATCGCCGGCAACATTCTCGTGCGCCAGCGCGGCACCAAGTTCCATCCCGGCGTGAACGTCGGCTGCGGGCGCGACTACACCCTGTTCGCCAAGGCGGACGGCAAGGTCGTGTTCGAGACCAAGGGTCCCGAGAACCGGAAGTTCGTGAATATCGTCACGGACTGA
- the rpsT gene encoding 30S ribosomal protein S20, translated as MANIKSAQKRARQSVKNRAHNMALRSKMRTYLKKVSTAIESGDRAAAEASYKAAMPVLDSMVNKGIVHKNKAARHKSRLNARIKDLSA; from the coding sequence TTGGCTAACATCAAGTCGGCCCAGAAGCGCGCTCGCCAGAGCGTCAAGAACCGGGCCCACAACATGGCGCTGCGCTCCAAGATGCGCACCTACCTGAAAAAGGTTTCCACGGCGATCGAGTCGGGCGACCGCGCTGCCGCCGAGGCCAGCTACAAGGCCGCGATGCCGGTGCTCGATTCCATGGTGAACAAGGGCATCGTGCACAAGAACAAGGCAGCCCGGCACAAGAGCCGGCTGAACGCGCGCATCAAGGACCTCTCGGCCTGA
- the cgtA gene encoding Obg family GTPase CgtA: MKFVDEASITVQAGAGGNGCVSFRREKFIPFGGPDGGDGGHGGGVWLIADAGLNTLADFRRTRRFRAPNGAPGQGSNCSGRSGEPIFIPVPVGTVVHELDTGEVLGDLIEPGQKLLVAQGGVGGKGNTHFKSSINRAPRKSTPGTPGEYRNLKLELRVLADVGLLGLPNAGKSTLLAAVTAAKPKIGAYPFTTLHPNLGVVELDEGRTFVIADIPGLIEGAAEGHGLGTRFLRHLQRTRLLFHVVDASWHEGEPAPEQGARDIIDELHAYSDELGAWPRWLVINKIDKLPPGKGEEIGQRVAAAVNYKGPVFCVSAATGQGTDELVRAAGEYLEAQARREAAGHGDGTEGA, encoded by the coding sequence ATGAAATTCGTCGACGAAGCCAGCATCACGGTCCAGGCAGGAGCGGGCGGCAACGGCTGCGTCAGTTTCCGGCGCGAGAAATTCATTCCCTTCGGCGGCCCCGACGGTGGCGACGGCGGCCATGGTGGCGGGGTCTGGCTGATCGCGGACGCCGGGCTGAACACTCTGGCCGACTTCCGGCGTACGCGGCGTTTTCGCGCCCCCAACGGCGCGCCGGGCCAGGGCAGCAACTGCTCGGGACGTTCGGGCGAGCCGATCTTCATCCCGGTGCCGGTCGGCACGGTGGTGCACGAGCTGGACACCGGCGAGGTGCTGGGCGATCTCATCGAGCCCGGCCAGAAGCTGCTGGTGGCCCAGGGCGGCGTGGGCGGCAAGGGCAACACCCATTTCAAGAGCAGCATCAACCGTGCGCCGCGCAAGTCGACCCCCGGGACTCCCGGAGAGTATCGCAACCTGAAGCTGGAGCTTCGCGTGCTGGCCGACGTCGGCCTGCTCGGGTTGCCCAATGCCGGCAAGTCCACGCTGCTCGCCGCCGTGACCGCGGCGAAGCCGAAGATCGGCGCCTATCCCTTCACCACCCTGCACCCCAACCTCGGCGTGGTGGAGCTCGACGAGGGCCGCACCTTCGTCATCGCCGACATCCCGGGCCTGATCGAGGGCGCGGCAGAGGGGCATGGGCTGGGCACGCGCTTCCTGCGGCACCTGCAGCGCACCCGGCTGCTGTTCCACGTGGTGGACGCGAGTTGGCATGAGGGCGAGCCGGCCCCGGAGCAGGGCGCCCGCGACATCATCGACGAGCTGCATGCCTACAGCGACGAGCTCGGTGCCTGGCCGCGCTGGCTGGTGATCAACAAGATCGACAAGCTGCCTCCCGGCAAGGGCGAGGAAATCGGGCAGCGGGTCGCTGCAGCGGTCAATTACAAGGGACCGGTGTTCTGCGTCTCCGCGGCCACCGGCCAGGGCACGGACGAGCTGGTGCGGGCCGCCGGCGAGTACCTGGAGGCGCAGGCGCGCCGCGAGGCGGCGGGGCACGGGGACGGAACGGAAGGCGCCTGA
- the cysK gene encoding cysteine synthase A: MIYDNILGTIGSTPVVRLNHIGPKHTTIYVKVESFNPMASVKDRLAFAIIDDAEKRGVLKPGQTVVEATSGNTGIALAMVCAAKGYPFVATMVETFSIERRRVMKALGAKVILTPAAERGTGMVRRAEELAAKHGWFLARQFENEANPAFHRNTTGPEILRDFAGRRLDYWVSGWGTGGTLTGAGEIIKLARPEVKIVATEPEGASLLGGKEWKPHKIQGWTPDFIPKVLNREVYDELVTVTDEESRECARALATKEGILVGLSAGGTLAAALHVAERAEPGSVLLAMLPDTGERYLSTYLFEDITDSSDDDWLAGLG; this comes from the coding sequence ATGATCTACGACAACATTCTCGGCACCATCGGCTCCACCCCGGTGGTGCGCCTGAACCACATCGGCCCGAAGCACACGACCATCTACGTCAAAGTCGAGTCGTTCAATCCCATGGCCTCGGTCAAGGACCGGCTCGCCTTTGCCATCATCGACGACGCGGAAAAGCGCGGCGTGCTGAAACCGGGCCAGACCGTGGTCGAGGCGACCTCGGGCAACACCGGCATCGCGCTGGCCATGGTCTGCGCCGCCAAGGGCTATCCCTTCGTCGCCACCATGGTGGAAACCTTTTCCATCGAGCGGCGGCGCGTGATGAAGGCGTTGGGCGCCAAGGTGATCCTCACACCCGCCGCCGAGCGCGGCACCGGGATGGTGCGCAGGGCCGAGGAACTGGCGGCGAAGCACGGCTGGTTCCTGGCGCGCCAGTTCGAGAACGAGGCCAACCCCGCCTTTCACCGCAACACCACCGGCCCGGAGATCCTGCGCGACTTCGCCGGCCGCCGGCTGGACTACTGGGTCAGCGGCTGGGGCACGGGCGGCACCCTGACCGGCGCCGGCGAGATCATCAAGCTGGCGCGGCCCGAGGTGAAGATCGTGGCCACCGAGCCGGAAGGCGCCTCGCTCTTGGGCGGCAAGGAGTGGAAGCCGCACAAGATCCAGGGCTGGACCCCCGACTTCATCCCCAAGGTGCTCAACCGGGAGGTCTACGACGAGCTGGTCACGGTGACGGACGAGGAGTCCCGCGAATGCGCCCGGGCGCTGGCGACCAAGGAAGGGATCCTGGTGGGGCTGTCGGCCGGCGGCACGCTGGCCGCAGCGTTGCACGTCGCGGAGCGCGCCGAGCCGGGCTCAGTGCTGCTGGCGATGCTGCCGGACACCGGCGAGCGCTACCTCAGCACGTACCTGTTCGAGGACATCACGGACAGCTCGGACGACGACTGGCTGGCCGGCCTGGGCTGA
- the ispB gene encoding octaprenyl diphosphate synthase has product MSDTATAPAATASPADTLEAIRALVAADLAALDRCIFDSLSSDVALVDQVARYIVSGGGKRLRPLLVLLAARACGYQGAEHVQASAIVEFIHTATLLHDDVVDGSELRRGRDTANAVFGNEASVLVGDFLYSRAFQMMVRIGRMRMMEVMADATNTIAEGEVLQLMNCNDPDTDEARYFEVIRCKTAKLFEAGARVAAILAEAGAATESALAEYGMRLGTAFQLVDDALDYEGSADAMGKNIGDDLAEGKPTLPLIHAMRAGTPAQRDAIRAAIEHGGLEELDAIRSAIESTGALNYTARLAREQADAAIAALAPLPRSGFRDALAGLARIAVERTA; this is encoded by the coding sequence ATGTCCGACACCGCCACCGCGCCCGCCGCCACAGCCTCTCCGGCGGACACCCTGGAGGCCATCCGCGCCCTGGTCGCCGCGGACCTGGCCGCGCTCGACCGTTGCATCTTCGACAGCCTGAGCAGCGACGTCGCGCTGGTCGACCAGGTCGCCCGTTACATCGTGTCCGGCGGCGGCAAGCGGCTGCGTCCGCTGCTGGTGCTGCTGGCGGCGCGTGCCTGCGGCTACCAGGGCGCCGAGCATGTCCAGGCCAGCGCCATCGTGGAGTTCATCCACACCGCGACCCTTCTGCACGACGACGTGGTGGACGGCTCGGAGTTGCGGCGCGGACGTGACACGGCCAACGCGGTCTTCGGCAACGAGGCCAGCGTCCTGGTCGGCGATTTCCTGTACTCGCGGGCGTTCCAGATGATGGTCCGGATCGGCCGCATGCGCATGATGGAAGTGATGGCCGACGCCACCAACACCATCGCGGAGGGCGAGGTCCTGCAGTTGATGAACTGCAACGATCCCGACACCGACGAGGCCCGCTATTTCGAGGTCATCCGCTGCAAGACGGCCAAGCTGTTCGAGGCCGGCGCCCGGGTGGCGGCGATCCTCGCCGAGGCCGGCGCGGCAACGGAGAGCGCACTGGCGGAGTACGGCATGCGCCTGGGGACGGCTTTCCAGCTGGTGGACGACGCCCTCGACTACGAAGGCTCTGCCGACGCCATGGGCAAGAACATCGGCGACGACCTCGCCGAGGGCAAGCCCACCCTGCCGCTGATTCACGCCATGCGCGCCGGCACGCCGGCGCAGCGCGACGCCATTCGCGCCGCCATCGAGCACGGCGGGCTGGAAGAGCTCGACGCCATCCGCAGCGCTATTGAATCGACCGGGGCGCTCAACTACACTGCGCGGCTTGCGCGCGAGCAGGCCGACGCGGCGATCGCGGCCCTGGCGCCCCTGCCCCGCTCCGGGTTCAGGGACGCCCTGGCGGGGCTCGCCCGCATCGCCGTCGAAAGAACGGCCTGA
- a CDS encoding LemA family protein produces MGLWIVLIIIAAVVLWAIGIYNKLVNLRNAVKNAFAQIDVQLTRRYDLIPNLVEAVKGYMKHERETLEAVISARTRAVQSLKSASEHPESAAAIQELSSADAGLSAALGRLFALSEAYPDLKADRNMMQFQEELTSTENKVAFARQAFNDAVMRYNNARENFPNNLVANSFSFDAAAFLEIESEEKRAVPQVSF; encoded by the coding sequence ATGGGACTGTGGATCGTGCTCATCATCATCGCGGCCGTCGTGCTCTGGGCGATCGGCATTTACAACAAGCTGGTCAACCTGCGCAACGCGGTGAAGAACGCATTCGCCCAGATCGACGTGCAGCTGACCCGCCGCTACGACCTCATCCCCAACCTGGTGGAAGCGGTCAAGGGCTACATGAAGCACGAGCGCGAGACGCTGGAGGCCGTGATCTCCGCGCGTACGCGCGCCGTCCAGAGCCTCAAGTCGGCGTCGGAGCACCCGGAGAGCGCCGCGGCCATCCAGGAACTCTCCAGCGCAGACGCGGGACTCTCTGCGGCGCTCGGGCGGCTGTTCGCATTGTCCGAGGCCTACCCGGACCTGAAGGCGGACCGCAACATGATGCAGTTCCAGGAGGAACTGACCAGCACCGAGAACAAGGTCGCTTTCGCGCGCCAGGCGTTCAACGACGCCGTCATGCGCTACAACAACGCGCGCGAGAACTTCCCCAACAACCTGGTGGCGAACTCCTTCAGCTTCGACGCCGCCGCCTTCCTCGAGATCGAGTCCGAGGAGAAGCGCGCGGTGCCGCAGGTCAGCTTCTGA
- a CDS encoding mechanosensitive ion channel family protein yields MEEVKSLVSPEQMSTMVDWVSQFGLKLIAAIVVFFIGKWLARRISNLLKRGMQRAETDPTLIGFVGNIAYFGLLTMVVIAAVGQLGVQTTSFIAVLGAAGLAIGLALQGSLANFAAGVLMIIFRPFKAGDYIEAAGTAGSVEEVQLFTTTLKTPDNKIVIIPNAQVTSDTITNYSARDTRRLDLVFGVGYGDDLDKVKRVIWEVLNEESRLLKDPEPVVAVLNLGESSVDFAVRPWVNSADYWGVYFDLQEKMKKRFDQEGISIPFPQRDLHVYQHAS; encoded by the coding sequence ATGGAAGAAGTGAAGAGCCTGGTATCGCCCGAGCAGATGAGCACCATGGTGGACTGGGTGTCGCAGTTCGGGCTCAAGCTCATCGCCGCGATCGTCGTATTTTTCATCGGTAAGTGGCTGGCGCGGAGGATCTCCAACCTGCTGAAGCGGGGCATGCAGAGAGCCGAGACCGACCCGACGCTGATCGGCTTCGTGGGCAATATCGCTTATTTTGGCCTGCTCACCATGGTGGTCATCGCCGCCGTCGGACAACTCGGCGTGCAGACCACGTCCTTCATCGCCGTGCTGGGTGCCGCCGGCCTGGCCATCGGCCTCGCCCTGCAGGGCTCGCTGGCAAACTTTGCTGCCGGGGTGCTGATGATCATCTTCCGGCCGTTCAAGGCCGGCGACTACATCGAGGCGGCAGGCACTGCCGGCTCGGTGGAAGAAGTCCAGCTGTTCACGACCACGCTGAAGACGCCCGACAACAAGATCGTGATCATCCCCAACGCCCAGGTGACCTCGGACACCATCACCAACTACTCGGCGCGCGATACGCGGCGCCTCGACCTGGTGTTCGGCGTCGGTTATGGCGACGACCTCGACAAGGTCAAGCGCGTGATCTGGGAGGTGCTCAACGAGGAGTCCCGCCTGCTCAAGGATCCGGAGCCGGTGGTTGCCGTGTTGAACCTTGGCGAGAGCAGCGTGGACTTCGCGGTGCGGCCGTGGGTCAACAGCGCCGACTACTGGGGCGTGTATTTCGACCTGCAGGAGAAGATGAAGAAGCGCTTCGACCAGGAAGGCATCAGCATCCCCTTCCCGCAGCGCGACCTGCACGTCTACCAGCACGCCTCCTGA